A portion of the Glycine max cultivar Williams 82 chromosome 10, Glycine_max_v4.0, whole genome shotgun sequence genome contains these proteins:
- the LOC100305933 gene encoding uncharacterized protein LOC100305933, protein MEGSSPSIEEERTATFYVYHPCYFLQQALRALLKCVGIDESENTMCSQANKQEKSSLPQTPSADDPITNSPTHKSSPDAADPPSTTNQTIIIASLMATRGSRGSKISDGSGPQHN, encoded by the exons ATGGAAGGGTCTTCACCATCCATTGAAGAAGAGAGAACAGCCACTTTCTATGTGTACCATCCTTGCTATTTTCTTCAACAAGCACTCAGGGCTCTCTTGAAGTGTGTAGGTATTGATGAGTCTGAAAACACAATGTGTTCACAGGCCAATAAACAAGAGAAAAGCTCACTGCCACAAACTCCTTCTGCAGATGATCCTATTACAAACTCTCCAACCCACAAAAGCTCCCCAGATGCTGCAGATCCACCTTCCACAACTAATCAAACCATT ATCATTGCAAGTTTAATGGCAACGCGTGGCAGTCGAGGGTCTAAAATTAGCGATGGGTCAGGCCCTCAGCATAATTAA